A single region of the Anaerostipes rhamnosivorans genome encodes:
- the spoIIAB gene encoding anti-sigma F factor, translating to MIHLEFNSESENEGIARVLAATYMMKFDPTMEEMADVKTAVSEAVTNCIVHGYNDDQGKISMDISNEGNVLKITIEDYGVGIPDVKQAMEPMYTTKADEERTGMGFSFMEAFMDKIEVSSQSGKGTKVTMEKKVTGK from the coding sequence ATGATACATTTAGAATTCAACAGCGAATCAGAAAACGAAGGGATCGCAAGGGTACTGGCTGCAACCTATATGATGAAATTTGATCCTACAATGGAAGAGATGGCAGATGTGAAGACAGCGGTTTCTGAGGCAGTGACCAATTGTATTGTCCACGGATACAACGATGACCAGGGAAAGATCAGTATGGATATTTCAAATGAAGGAAATGTACTGAAGATCACCATTGAAGACTATGGTGTGGGAATTCCAGACGTGAAGCAGGCCATGGAGCCTATGTACACTACAAAGGCAGATGAGGAACGGACAGGCATGGGATTTTCTTTTATGGAGGCGTTTATGGATAAGATTGAAGTCAGCTCCCAATCCGGAAAAGGGACGAAAGTCACCATGGAAAAGAAAGTGACTGGGAAATAG
- the spoIIAA gene encoding anti-sigma F factor antagonist, protein MATEYQVENRTLYVRLDGELDHHLAERVRHKCDVILKSYPIKDIEFDFKNTGFMDSSGVGMILGRYKQLKPLGGTVSVVNVNDVVKRIVHMAGLHKIINER, encoded by the coding sequence ATGGCAACAGAATATCAGGTTGAAAACAGGACATTGTATGTAAGGCTTGACGGTGAGCTGGATCACCATTTGGCAGAACGGGTCAGGCATAAATGCGATGTGATCCTGAAATCATATCCTATCAAGGATATTGAGTTCGACTTTAAAAATACCGGATTCATGGACAGTTCAGGAGTAGGAATGATTCTTGGGCGGTACAAGCAACTGAAGCCTTTAGGGGGTACAGTAAGCGTGGTGAATGTCAACGATGTAGTGAAACGGATTGTACACATGGCGGGTCTGCATAAGATCATCAATGAACGATAG
- a CDS encoding tetratricopeptide repeat protein, whose product MKSKEKIKNSSKYYYNLGLEKAGANDLTGAVKNLKAALFYDKNDMNARNLLGLVYYQMGDIVPALSQWVISSNLKKEDNAAIDYLKDVQENPVQLDTVNQVIKKYNQALVYAKQENEDLAMIQLKNVVSMMPNFINAQLLIALLSIKDENYKDAQKALKRVLEIDCKNPRALEYLQETESLMKPADIKAEDSSTENTEGQKKKGLSSVVSKYEELPSNRHRMVYMVGGIVIGVLVSLVLLYPSIKKASSYKYTSKIENYKEQLLAKETQLKSNEKDIKEAKAAEAKAKKELKEFVGDSKTEGIYDSLLTAMQYYGDRKYTESADALLDIDRAKLGSKKMKEIYDDLEQKVYPYAATGLYNKGISAYNQGNYKDAISTLKKAIKVKDTNVGSYFYLARSYEKNGDKEKAIKAYEDVIKKFPGTNSARNSQTYLDQLQNKKAKNL is encoded by the coding sequence ATGAAGAGTAAGGAAAAGATTAAAAACAGTTCCAAATACTACTACAACCTTGGACTGGAAAAAGCGGGCGCCAACGATCTGACCGGGGCTGTAAAAAACCTGAAAGCTGCATTATTTTATGATAAGAATGACATGAACGCCAGGAATCTTCTGGGGTTGGTCTATTATCAGATGGGGGACATCGTCCCTGCGCTGAGCCAGTGGGTCATCAGCAGCAATCTGAAAAAGGAAGACAACGCGGCCATTGACTATCTGAAGGATGTACAGGAGAACCCGGTCCAGCTGGATACGGTCAATCAGGTGATCAAGAAGTACAATCAGGCACTTGTATATGCAAAGCAGGAAAACGAAGATCTTGCGATGATTCAGCTGAAAAATGTAGTGTCAATGATGCCGAACTTCATCAATGCCCAGCTTCTGATCGCCCTGCTTTCTATTAAAGATGAGAACTATAAGGATGCCCAGAAGGCATTAAAAAGGGTATTGGAAATCGACTGCAAGAATCCCAGGGCGCTTGAGTATCTTCAGGAGACAGAGTCTCTCATGAAGCCTGCGGACATCAAAGCGGAAGACAGCAGTACAGAAAACACAGAAGGACAAAAGAAAAAAGGTCTGAGCAGTGTCGTCAGCAAATACGAGGAACTGCCGTCCAACCGCCACCGGATGGTTTACATGGTGGGAGGGATTGTGATCGGAGTCCTTGTGTCTTTGGTGCTCTTATATCCGAGTATCAAAAAGGCGTCCAGCTACAAGTATACATCTAAGATCGAAAATTATAAGGAACAGCTGCTGGCAAAGGAAACCCAGTTAAAGAGCAACGAAAAAGATATCAAAGAGGCAAAGGCAGCTGAGGCGAAGGCTAAAAAGGAATTAAAAGAGTTTGTAGGGGACAGCAAGACGGAAGGGATCTATGATTCCCTGCTGACAGCTATGCAATATTACGGAGACCGTAAGTATACGGAGTCAGCGGATGCTCTGCTGGATATCGACCGGGCCAAATTAGGTTCCAAGAAGATGAAGGAGATCTATGACGATCTGGAACAGAAGGTGTATCCGTATGCGGCGACAGGCCTCTATAATAAGGGGATCAGCGCATACAACCAGGGCAATTACAAAGATGCCATCAGCACTTTAAAGAAGGCGATCAAAGTCAAAGACACCAACGTGGGCTCTTACTTCTATCTGGCAAGATCTTACGAGAAGAACGGCGACAAAGAGAAAGCCATCAAGGCATACGAGGATGTCATCAAGAAGTTCCCGGGTACGAACAGTGCAAGGAATTCACAGACTTATCTAGATCAATTACAGAACAAAAAAGCGAAAAATCTTTAG
- a CDS encoding bifunctional folylpolyglutamate synthase/dihydrofolate synthase has translation MRNNMADYEEARNYLDHVTGFAKKTALSNVQWILDVLGNPEKELSFIHVAGTNGKGSVCAFLDSILTSAGIKTGRFTSPHLVRIEERIQLGGREISKIRFAEVFTAVKEAVSQAVKKGAAHPSFFEFLFLMSMVFFREEKAEMCIIETGMGGRHDATNIITPEVSILTAVSLDHQEFLGDTLELIAGEKAGIIKPGVPVVFLEQRTEVMEIFRAEAERQKSESITISKDNLIFSEKSSDYIDFFKKSAYDKKSKCLKLGLLGDFQYDNAALAAAAVRRLFPEIKKQDVFQGLATVSLAGRMEEVGPGIYIDGGHNLQAAEAFCRTLNDYFPQRKFIVFAPSHRQEEEGILKLLREVNNLEGILKVPVKNREVPDGDFLKAYKTMIQKTEEGILCFCIGSFYLAGKVKNLYGGRK, from the coding sequence TTGCGCAATAACATGGCGGATTATGAAGAAGCAAGAAATTATTTGGATCATGTGACGGGTTTCGCTAAAAAAACAGCCTTATCCAATGTACAATGGATTCTGGATGTTTTGGGAAACCCGGAGAAGGAGCTGTCCTTTATTCATGTGGCAGGGACAAACGGTAAGGGTTCTGTCTGTGCCTTCCTGGATTCCATTCTCACAAGTGCAGGGATCAAAACCGGACGGTTTACTTCCCCGCATTTAGTCCGCATAGAAGAGAGAATACAGCTCGGCGGCAGAGAGATTTCCAAAATAAGATTTGCAGAAGTCTTTACGGCAGTAAAAGAAGCCGTCAGCCAGGCCGTGAAGAAAGGGGCAGCACATCCCTCTTTCTTTGAATTCCTGTTTTTGATGTCCATGGTCTTTTTCCGGGAAGAAAAAGCCGAAATGTGCATTATAGAGACAGGCATGGGTGGAAGACACGATGCAACCAATATAATTACGCCTGAAGTTTCGATTCTCACTGCGGTGAGCCTTGACCACCAGGAGTTCCTGGGAGACACTCTGGAATTGATCGCCGGAGAAAAAGCAGGGATCATAAAACCGGGAGTGCCGGTGGTCTTTCTAGAGCAGAGAACGGAAGTTATGGAAATCTTCCGGGCAGAGGCAGAGCGGCAGAAATCGGAATCCATAACAATTTCGAAAGATAATCTTATTTTTTCCGAAAAAAGCAGTGATTATATTGATTTTTTTAAAAAGAGTGCGTATGATAAAAAGAGTAAATGCCTGAAATTAGGCCTTTTGGGAGATTTTCAGTATGATAATGCCGCGCTTGCGGCAGCGGCAGTCCGTCGGCTGTTTCCAGAGATAAAAAAGCAGGATGTATTCCAGGGGCTTGCCACGGTTTCTCTGGCAGGCAGGATGGAGGAAGTAGGTCCTGGGATCTACATTGACGGAGGACATAATCTCCAAGCGGCCGAGGCATTCTGCCGTACGTTAAACGATTACTTTCCCCAGAGGAAGTTCATTGTATTCGCCCCTTCCCACAGACAGGAAGAGGAGGGGATCTTAAAGCTTCTCAGGGAAGTTAACAATCTGGAAGGAATTCTTAAGGTCCCGGTCAAGAACCGGGAAGTGCCGGATGGCGATTTCTTAAAGGCATATAAAACGATGATCCAAAAGACGGAGGAGGGAATTCTCTGCTTTTGCATCGGCTCTTTTTATTTAGCTGGTAAGGTAAAAAATTTATATGGAGGAAGAAAATGA
- a CDS encoding valine--tRNA ligase codes for MSKELEKTYNPSEIEDRLYQKWLDNKYFHAKVDHSKKPFTIVIPPPNITGKLHMGHALDETMQDILIRFKKMQGYNTLWQPGTDHASIATEVKIIEALKEEGIEKEDLGREKFLERAWEWKEEYGGTIVSQLKKLGSACDWERERFTMDEGCSKAVEEVFIKLYEKGYIYKGSRIINWCPVCHTSISDAEVEHIDQAGHFWHIKYPVAGTDDYLEIATTRPETMLGDTAVAVHPDDDRYAGLVGKMLELPLCGRQIPVVADEYVDKEFGTGAVKITPAHDPNDFEVGKRHDLPVINVMNDDATINESGGRYEGMERYEARKAIVKDLEEQGYLVKIKDHEHNVGTHDRCKSTIEPMVKPQWFVKMDELAKPAIEAVKNGDVKFVPERYTKTYLHWLENIRDWCISRQLWWGHRIPAYYCDECGETVVAKEKPSVCPKCGCTHFTQDEDTLDTWFSSALWPFSVLGWPEQTEELDYFYPTNVLVTGYDIIFFWVVRMVFSGYEHTGKAPFDTVLIHGLVRDDKGRKMSKSLGNGIDPLEVIGQYGADALRFTLVTGNAPGNDMRFYMERVEASRNFANKVWNASRFMMMNFEQADFSHVELCDLTQADRWILSKFNTLAKDVTDNMDKYELGIAVQKLNDFIWEEFCDWYIEMVKPRLYNDEDTTKAAALWTLKKVLSESLKLLHPFMPFITEEIYCNLTGEESIMLAAWPEYREEYSFAQEEAAVELMKEAVRGIRNIRAEMNVSPKKKAKVFVVSEKQEVRDIFEQGRVFFGTLGYASEVLVQADKEGISEDAVSTVVPDAEIYMPFAELVDIDKEIERLKKEQKKLGGEIKRCEGMLGNERFLSKAPAQKVEEEKEKLSKYRQMLDKVEERLDQLAQ; via the coding sequence ATGAGTAAAGAATTGGAAAAGACATATAACCCGTCTGAGATTGAAGACAGGCTATATCAAAAGTGGCTGGACAACAAATATTTTCACGCGAAAGTCGATCACAGCAAGAAACCGTTTACGATCGTGATCCCGCCTCCAAATATAACAGGAAAACTGCATATGGGACACGCTCTGGATGAGACTATGCAGGATATTTTGATCCGCTTTAAAAAAATGCAGGGATACAATACACTTTGGCAGCCGGGAACCGATCACGCCAGCATCGCCACGGAAGTGAAGATTATCGAGGCCCTGAAAGAGGAAGGCATTGAAAAAGAAGATCTGGGCCGGGAAAAGTTCCTTGAGAGAGCCTGGGAGTGGAAGGAAGAATACGGCGGCACCATTGTCAGCCAGTTAAAGAAGCTGGGTTCTGCCTGTGACTGGGAGAGAGAACGTTTTACCATGGATGAGGGCTGTTCCAAAGCGGTGGAAGAGGTCTTTATCAAGTTATATGAAAAAGGATATATTTACAAGGGATCCAGGATCATCAACTGGTGTCCGGTGTGCCATACTTCCATCTCTGATGCGGAAGTAGAGCATATAGATCAGGCAGGCCATTTCTGGCATATCAAATATCCGGTGGCAGGAACTGATGATTATTTGGAGATTGCCACCACCCGTCCTGAGACAATGCTGGGGGATACGGCTGTGGCTGTCCACCCGGATGATGACAGATATGCAGGTCTGGTCGGAAAAATGCTGGAACTTCCGCTGTGCGGGCGCCAGATTCCAGTCGTGGCAGATGAATATGTAGACAAAGAGTTCGGCACCGGGGCTGTAAAGATCACACCGGCCCATGATCCCAATGACTTTGAAGTAGGGAAACGCCATGATCTTCCTGTGATTAACGTGATGAACGACGATGCCACTATCAATGAAAGCGGCGGCAGATATGAGGGAATGGAGCGCTACGAGGCGAGAAAAGCCATTGTAAAAGATCTGGAAGAACAGGGATACTTGGTAAAGATCAAAGACCATGAACACAACGTGGGTACACATGACCGCTGTAAATCTACTATTGAACCTATGGTAAAACCACAGTGGTTTGTAAAGATGGACGAACTTGCAAAACCAGCCATTGAAGCTGTGAAAAACGGAGATGTCAAGTTTGTGCCGGAGCGCTACACAAAGACCTATCTTCATTGGCTGGAGAACATCCGTGACTGGTGTATTTCCAGGCAGCTTTGGTGGGGACACCGGATTCCGGCTTATTACTGTGACGAGTGCGGTGAGACCGTGGTGGCAAAAGAGAAACCGTCGGTATGCCCAAAATGCGGATGTACCCATTTTACTCAGGATGAGGATACCCTGGATACATGGTTCAGCTCCGCTCTGTGGCCTTTCTCTGTTCTCGGATGGCCGGAGCAGACGGAAGAACTTGACTACTTTTATCCGACCAATGTACTTGTGACCGGATACGATATCATTTTCTTCTGGGTTGTGCGTATGGTATTCTCAGGATATGAACACACAGGAAAAGCGCCGTTTGACACAGTGCTGATCCACGGACTAGTAAGAGACGACAAAGGACGCAAGATGAGCAAATCCCTGGGCAACGGCATCGATCCTCTTGAGGTCATCGGACAGTATGGTGCAGATGCGCTGAGATTTACTCTAGTTACCGGAAATGCCCCTGGAAATGACATGCGGTTCTATATGGAGAGGGTAGAAGCCAGCCGTAATTTTGCAAATAAGGTATGGAATGCCTCTCGTTTCATGATGATGAACTTCGAGCAGGCAGATTTCTCCCATGTGGAGCTTTGTGACCTGACCCAGGCGGACCGCTGGATCTTATCCAAATTTAATACGCTGGCAAAAGATGTGACCGACAATATGGACAAATATGAGCTTGGAATTGCTGTTCAAAAGCTCAACGACTTTATATGGGAAGAATTCTGTGACTGGTATATTGAGATGGTAAAACCGCGTCTCTATAATGACGAAGATACCACCAAAGCGGCAGCATTGTGGACTTTGAAAAAAGTTCTTTCAGAATCTCTGAAGCTGCTCCATCCGTTCATGCCGTTTATCACGGAGGAGATCTACTGCAACCTGACAGGGGAAGAATCCATTATGCTGGCAGCCTGGCCGGAATACAGGGAAGAATACAGCTTTGCCCAGGAAGAGGCAGCAGTGGAGTTGATGAAGGAAGCAGTGAGAGGCATCAGAAACATCCGCGCTGAGATGAATGTTTCTCCAAAGAAGAAAGCAAAAGTATTTGTTGTTTCTGAGAAACAGGAAGTAAGGGATATTTTTGAACAGGGCAGGGTTTTCTTCGGAACACTTGGCTATGCCAGTGAGGTCCTGGTTCAGGCAGATAAAGAAGGAATTTCAGAGGATGCGGTGTCCACAGTTGTACCGGACGCAGAGATCTACATGCCGTTTGCGGAGCTTGTGGATATTGACAAAGAAATTGAACGCCTGAAAAAGGAACAGAAGAAATTAGGCGGAGAGATTAAGAGATGTGAAGGAATGTTGGGGAATGAAAGATTCTTAAGCAAAGCTCCGGCCCAGAAGGTGGAAGAAGAAAAAGAAAAACTCTCAAAATACCGCCAGATGCTGGATAAGGTAGAGGAGAGGCTTGATCAGCTTGCGCAATAA
- a CDS encoding phage holin family protein: MSTEERLSEIEYQKKRMELNQRFVEMYEDEISYILEQKEDIEAMERLSDEEARLLEEESRKYNRIFARIFYDSAGGRVSDEEFFPLWEREEEIRQGLSRIHSLEGEKKQIEKEISAQGEEEVELKKKEKEFHGKFINRRAYFISMLVMALTGAGLCAAAVLYFEIALTVSLWPVAVAVLGAVMILLILRARQHKAADRKKMYQMVRSHKETSVRRLQSEYDTIVNDLEFCQEKYQVLFGYISEEQWKLFEFCAKVAAELNCSEELMVQRASFVSAMEKCGMRAPKAWCYYPKAIYDIPKRINRMEWLSRRQIICEQAMVQHERAIRNNLLA, translated from the coding sequence ATGAGTACAGAAGAGAGATTGTCTGAAATTGAATATCAGAAAAAACGGATGGAATTAAACCAGCGTTTTGTGGAAATGTATGAAGATGAGATATCTTATATTCTGGAGCAGAAGGAAGATATCGAGGCCATGGAGAGACTTTCAGATGAGGAAGCGAGACTTCTGGAGGAAGAGTCCAGGAAATACAACCGGATCTTTGCCAGGATATTTTATGATTCCGCAGGCGGACGAGTCTCCGATGAGGAGTTCTTCCCTCTTTGGGAAAGGGAGGAAGAGATCAGGCAGGGCCTATCCCGTATCCATTCCTTGGAAGGGGAAAAAAAGCAGATAGAAAAAGAAATTTCGGCTCAGGGAGAGGAAGAAGTGGAACTTAAAAAGAAAGAGAAGGAGTTTCACGGAAAGTTCATCAACCGGAGAGCGTATTTCATTTCTATGCTGGTCATGGCACTGACCGGGGCAGGTCTCTGTGCGGCAGCGGTTTTGTATTTTGAGATTGCGCTGACGGTTTCCCTGTGGCCTGTGGCTGTGGCAGTGTTGGGTGCTGTGATGATTCTTCTCATACTGAGGGCCAGGCAGCACAAAGCGGCGGACAGAAAGAAGATGTACCAGATGGTCAGAAGCCATAAAGAGACTTCCGTCCGGCGCCTTCAGTCGGAATATGATACAATTGTCAATGACCTGGAGTTCTGCCAGGAAAAATATCAGGTGCTGTTTGGATATATTTCAGAAGAACAGTGGAAATTATTTGAATTTTGTGCTAAAGTTGCAGCGGAATTAAATTGCAGTGAAGAACTCATGGTCCAGAGGGCATCCTTTGTTTCGGCCATGGAAAAGTGCGGGATGCGCGCGCCCAAGGCGTGGTGTTATTACCCGAAAGCGATTTATGATATACCAAAAAGGATCAACCGTATGGAATGGCTGTCACGCAGGCAGATCATCTGTGAGCAGGCAATGGTACAGCATGAGCGGGCCATCCGCAACAATCTATTAGCTTAG
- a CDS encoding tetratricopeptide repeat protein translates to MVLCETDEIRRPYTLNSFGQTISSYEELCYIISGQYLYFLVEGIPKGMKLWIEEELGLTLSEQEETKKQLEQIIGYRNYFTEPEQRMLIQQMRTAYLYSSVRKQKMLGDLYLKHCKYLSAYHAYHKTLSGLLQLKQKEQQEVLYHIGLCLTRMFRFQEAKEFFQKSCRLGDHKKCQEAYFIVSYMQGDHQKFLEDGRALSFTEEQLKEIYENISGMEEKLNGGEESHALKKIDYHRKKPDDLMTRRLTWSMLERWKNEYRREIV, encoded by the coding sequence ATGGTATTGTGTGAGACGGATGAGATCAGAAGGCCTTATACGCTAAATTCCTTTGGGCAGACCATTTCCTCCTATGAAGAATTGTGCTATATTATTTCCGGACAGTATTTATATTTTTTGGTGGAGGGAATCCCAAAAGGGATGAAACTATGGATAGAGGAGGAGCTTGGGCTGACCCTCTCTGAGCAGGAAGAGACAAAAAAGCAGCTGGAGCAGATCATCGGTTATCGGAATTATTTCACGGAGCCGGAGCAGAGGATGCTCATTCAGCAGATGCGGACGGCCTATCTTTACTCCTCCGTGCGCAAACAAAAGATGCTTGGCGATTTGTATCTTAAACATTGCAAATATCTGAGTGCGTACCATGCATATCATAAGACACTATCAGGACTGCTGCAGCTGAAGCAGAAAGAACAGCAGGAGGTTCTGTATCATATAGGACTCTGCCTGACCCGGATGTTCCGGTTTCAGGAGGCCAAAGAATTTTTTCAAAAAAGCTGCCGCCTTGGGGATCATAAAAAGTGCCAGGAAGCATATTTTATTGTTTCCTATATGCAGGGGGACCACCAAAAGTTTTTAGAAGACGGAAGAGCGCTGTCGTTTACGGAGGAACAATTAAAAGAGATTTATGAAAATATCTCCGGTATGGAAGAGAAACTGAACGGTGGCGAAGAATCCCACGCATTAAAAAAGATTGATTATCACAGAAAGAAACCCGATGACCTGATGACCAGAAGACTGACCTGGTCCATGCTGGAACGGTGGAAAAATGAGTACAGAAGAGAGATTGTCTGA
- a CDS encoding DUF5716 family protein → MKIGIQIEQGMIYQCSVVDGQVVEEEPARLSGDWTDYVRTEAGRHPDTANLYLGIILETAEEDITSKAAELRKELGVTEDQLKLFTKEEAFLGLARERQEQLKQGAVGLFDYSLQGQLYYYMVKKQDGQMLVEREDYSAFMRNTRLPHQKDMAFENAAMQAMAAEVTSLVYLCGQGFDSGWLKNAATKLCAGRRVFMGNHVYATGAIYLLGRKNVADIDSAVILTDTVMMYQVGIMAWNHGKEEFLPLVKGGRPWFESRGSVTVLIDAAASVPVEIKPLFPGKGDRMRFLVPLKGLVKREGRATKLKIEAECIGETKCRVKITDLGFGTLFPPTYQVFQQVLSWERRGQP, encoded by the coding sequence ATGAAAATAGGAATACAGATAGAACAAGGAATGATATATCAGTGCTCCGTTGTGGATGGGCAGGTCGTGGAGGAGGAGCCGGCAAGGCTTTCCGGTGACTGGACAGACTATGTGAGGACAGAGGCGGGAAGGCATCCGGATACGGCCAATCTGTACCTGGGTATTATTCTGGAGACAGCAGAGGAAGATATAACCTCCAAGGCCGCAGAGCTGCGAAAGGAATTGGGGGTAACAGAGGATCAGCTGAAGCTGTTTACAAAAGAGGAAGCCTTCCTGGGTCTGGCCAGAGAACGGCAAGAGCAGCTGAAACAGGGAGCTGTGGGACTGTTTGACTATTCATTGCAGGGACAGTTGTATTACTATATGGTAAAAAAACAGGACGGGCAGATGCTGGTAGAGAGGGAGGACTACTCTGCCTTTATGAGAAATACGCGCCTGCCGCACCAGAAGGATATGGCATTTGAGAATGCTGCCATGCAGGCCATGGCTGCGGAAGTCACATCTCTTGTTTATCTGTGCGGCCAGGGTTTTGACAGCGGATGGCTTAAAAATGCCGCCACAAAGCTGTGCGCCGGGCGGCGTGTGTTCATGGGAAACCATGTTTATGCCACAGGAGCCATTTATCTCTTAGGAAGAAAAAATGTTGCGGACATTGATTCGGCTGTGATTCTCACGGACACGGTCATGATGTACCAGGTCGGCATCATGGCATGGAACCATGGAAAAGAAGAATTTTTACCGCTGGTAAAAGGAGGGCGCCCGTGGTTTGAGAGCCGTGGCAGTGTGACCGTACTGATCGATGCAGCGGCTTCTGTCCCAGTGGAGATCAAGCCGCTGTTCCCCGGGAAAGGTGACAGGATGCGCTTTTTGGTGCCGCTGAAAGGACTGGTCAAAAGGGAGGGACGAGCGACAAAGCTTAAGATCGAAGCTGAGTGTATCGGGGAGACAAAGTGCAGGGTCAAGATCACGGATCTTGGTTTCGGAACCTTATTTCCTCCCACCTATCAGGTGTTTCAACAGGTGTTATCATGGGAAAGGAGGGGACAGCCGTGA